A stretch of DNA from Coccidioides posadasii str. Silveira chromosome 1, complete sequence:
GAAAGTGAAACTCTAGCTTCAAGGATATATTCAAGGTGAGAAGTACGAGGACAAGCGCAAATTGCCGGGCCCAACAAACGAGCTATTCTCATTAACTTCTCTAAAGTCGGCGACCAACGACTGGCTGTTCTTCTCGCTAGCTACCCAAGCTGGCAACGCACGCACGGCCTACTCGTTATGTTCTGTgcacgtacggagtagggaGGACCTCGAATCCAAATGAAAAACTTTAAGCGAAGGTTGCGATTGCTACCAATAATTGGGAGAGGTTAACCCGGGTAAACACAAAAAAAGGTCTTCAGTCTCAATAAAAAGTACGACATGCGTTAGCTAGCGCTGCGACGGGCCTCTTGAAACGCTGTTGAGGTCGGATTAAGGTTTGATAGCGCAGCGTTCACCACGTGCTAGTCTGCGGATTTCTTCAGAACTCGCTGCGCCAAGCAGTTCGGATCAACTGAGCCGGAGCAACCGGGGTGCCAGCGAACGGACAAGCGCTCGGAGTCGTATCAGCTGCGAATACGGAGTCATGAAAGTCGGTAAACGTCGTACCAACGTCCTATCTGCACGGACGAGCATGATACATGGTACCTAGTTACATGCCCAGGCATGTCATAGGACACCAGGGTATCTATCCTACGAATTGCGCACGTTCCAGAATCCGTCGGTGAAAACTCAAACCTCCCGCGCGTTGGCCGTTTCTCTCATCCTTTCGAGGAGCTGGAACAGGGCGATCCACAAGCCGGACTTGTGATTCGCTCCAGGTAAACCTTCCTGGTGGGAAGCAAAGTTTCGGTCGAAGCTTCGAAGAATTTTGGTCATCGggagtaaaaaaaaaaaaaaaggaaaagaaaaagaaaaaataatttCCATTTTCGCCTCACTTCCTCTCCGGTTTGTCGTTTGATTAGTATTTGAGTTCTTCAACTCCCTTCTCCCGGGCTCATTGGGTATTCCTGTGACTGTCGCTTTTGCAATAATTTCTTTTCCCTGCTTCCCTTGCCATATCCTCATACCAAAACTCTGCAGTGCTTTAGGATATGGGCTGATTCCCATCGGACACTCTcgttttcttgttgtttaGTTTCTTGCTTGGATACCGTAAAGGATACCCAATCCATTCGTCATAATTATTTCTCCTATAACCACTATGCTTCCTCCTTCTAATATCCTTGTTCTCGGTGGCGGCATTGCGGGCATTGCCGCCGCCCTTGCCCTATCCAAACAGCTCACTCCGCTTAATCCCGATGTCAAAATCACCATCTACGAGCTCCGCGATGTACCCTCTACCTCCGGCGGAGCTATCAATCTCACTCCCGTCGCCCAAAGGCACCTTGCCCAGCTTGGTGTCATCGAGGAACTCGATAGAATGGGCCCCGATGCAGGCGTTGACGTAGACGGGATAGAGTACTACTCCATCCACAGCGGCCGGAAGATGGGAAACGTCGATTTTGCCGGTAAGAATGGTCGGGGCTACGGTGGGTACAAGGGTAGAAGAGTGATGCGAATCTGTCTCCATCTCGCCATGTTAGCTGCAGTGGAGAGGGTCGGTAACGTCTCGGTCGAATTTGGCAAGAAAGTGATTGGAGGAGTagaatcagagaaaagcGTCACTATATTCTTTGCAGATGGTGGGAGTGCAACAGGTGATTTGGCGGTTGGATGCGACGGAGTTCACTCCAACACTCGCACAAAGATCGTCGACCCCGAAAGGCCTTCCGAGTATACCGGTATATCCTTTATACAAACCACGATACAGACAGACAAAATAGAATCGCCCATCCACTTCAAGGCCACTGCGATGAACCGATCGAGGCGAGGTGCTCTATTAACTACGTTCTGTGATTTGCAGAAGACCGAGATTTTTGTCGCTGGGTTGGTACAGATAGACCCTTCCCTTCTGTCAACTGATGCCTGGAGGCAAGAAGGAACGGGTAGCTTCAGGCCAAGGTGGACCCCTTTGAGAGCCCTTCGCGATGATATCCGTGGGCGATTCGGGGAGTCCGTAATACCGTGTATTCGCGAAATAGTCGAAAAGGCTGAAGGGTGGTCGATATATCCGGTATATCAGCTTGCTCCTGGAGGCAAATGGTCGACAGAGCGGATAATATTATTAGGCGATGCGGCGCACGCGGTATGTAATCTTGAAAGTGCCTGGCTTGCAAACGCTGTATCGCTGACAGTGAGTGTGTAGATGCCACCTCGTGATGAATCGGCCGCATATGCTCTTGATGATGCTATCCTGTTCGCTCGTGTGCTCGCTGTCTATTACGGCCAGCCTCTCCACGATGCGTTTCAAACCTACGATAACATCCGCAGGAAGCCTATCAACGACGCCTACAAGGATTCTGTTGCCGGGTGGGCAAACAATAGAGATCATGGCAAGTGGGCAAGTAGACTAGAGGAATGGCTGACGCCGTGGCACCTCAGACGAAGAAAGAGAGCCAGAGTGGGCGCCTGGGTATTTGACGCCCATTCTGTGGAGATTCCACCACCTAAGCATTGGAAGGAGATCGATACGTGGTCATAAACAGCAACACCTCTTTTTCAGTCTTTCCTTAAatgttttctttctctttttcttttcgacATTTTTTCCTTTGTGTGCTTTCTGCCCTTGTTAAAATGCATCGGGAGGCGTCTCGTTTTGGGGTCTTAGTTTCGGAGTGGGCGCATTTCCGCATGATGGAACATATCCCTAGCCAGGATCAAATAAGGCTCTTTCACACTGTATGGTGTTGAAGTACTCCCGTATATATTGTTTTTTCCATGGATATCCCATGTAGTTGATAGAGAATTTTTATTTATGGACCTTCTCCTTTCTCCACTCTCGTTCTGTGtgttttttctcttttttttttctccgcTC
This window harbors:
- a CDS encoding uncharacterized protein (EggNog:ENOG410PUFQ~COG:S~BUSCO:8115at33183): MLPPSNILVLGGGIAGIAAALALSKQLTPLNPDVKITIYELRDVPSTSGGAINLTPVAQRHLAQLGVIEELDRMGPDAGVDVDGIEYYSIHSGRKMGNVDFAGKNGRGYGGYKGRRVMRICLHLAMLAAVERVGNVSVEFGKKVIGGVESEKSVTIFFADGGSATGDLAVGCDGVHSNTRTKIVDPERPSEYTGISFIQTTIQTDKIESPIHFKATAMNRSRRGALLTTFCDLQKTEIFVAGLVQIDPSLLSTDAWRQEGTGSFRPRWTPLRALRDDIRGRFGESVIPCIREIVEKAEGWSIYPVYQLAPGGKWSTERIILLGDAAHAMPPRDESAAYALDDAILFARVLAVYYGQPLHDAFQTYDNIRRKPINDAYKDSVAGWANNRDHGKWASRLEEWLTPWHLRRRKRARVGAWVFDAHSVEIPPPKHWKEIDTWS